The sequence CTGGTTGACGACCATGCCATTGTGCGTGAAGGACTACGCACCCTCTTAGCCGAGGATAGCGAATTTTTGGTTGTGGGTGAGGCCCAAAATGGAGCCGAAGCGATCGAATTGGCGGCAATCGTGCGGCCACATGTTATTTTGATGGATCTTGTAATGCCGAATGTCGATGGAATTCAGGCGACCCAAGCGCTTCAAAGCCTCATGCCAAGCAGCCGAATCATCGTTCTGACCAGTTTTAGTGATGATCAATGGGTCAGCAAGGCAATTCAAGCGGGTGCGAGTGGTTATCTGCTGAAAAATGTGCTCAAGGCCGAGTTGTTTCTGGCAATTCGC is a genomic window of Chloroflexota bacterium containing:
- a CDS encoding response regulator transcription factor, giving the protein MTNTIRIMLVDDHAIVREGLRTLLAEDSEFLVVGEAQNGAEAIELAAIVRPHVILMDLVMPNVDGIQATQALQSLMPSSRIIVLTSFSDDQWVSKAIQAGASGYLLKNVLKAELFLAIRTVASGQPFLHAEAQRTLMRQSTAPPSLLPSLTERERSVLDGIVGGLSNKEIARSLHLTEGTVKGYVSTILTKLAVADRTQAALYAIKHGFDLTQ